The Pseudodesulfovibrio hydrargyri genome segment TCCGTCGTGCCCTTCTCCTTCGCCGTCGTCGAGGACGAAGTCGTCGCCGGTCTCGCCGCCGGATTCGCCGGGCTTCTCGCTCACGGGTTCATAGCCTGGGCCCGAATCCCTGGTGGCTCGGCCGTCGGCGGTGTAGCCCGCAGCCGTGCCCGAACCGGAGGAACCGGACTGGCCGGAACCGGAGTTGTTGTTCGGTTCCACGGGCGGCAGCTCCTTGCCTTCCATGAGCAGATCGATATCGTGGCCGGTGATGGTCTCGCGTTCCAGCAGGGCCATGGCGATGGCGTCGAGCAGCTCGCGGTTCTCCTTGACCAGGACGGTGGCCTTGTCGTGGGCCTCCTCCACGAACCGCCGGACCTCGGAGTCGATCAGCTTGGCCGTCTCCTCGCCGTAGTTCTTGTTGTGGATGAGTTCTCGGCCCAGGAAGACCTGCTCCTGGTTGTCGCCGAAGCTCATGGGACCGAGCTTGTCGGACATGCCCCACATGCAGACCATGTTGTGGGCGGTCTTGGTGGCCCGCTCGATGTCGTTGCTGGCGCCGGTGGTCAGCTGATTGAGCACGACCTCCTCGGCCACGCGGCCCCCCATGAGCACGGCCATGTTGTTGCGCAGGTATTCCTTGGAATAGTTGTGGCGATCCTCGCCGGGCAGCTGCATGGTCACGCCCAGCGCGCGCCCGCGGGGGATAATGGAGACCTTGTGCACCGGATCGGTGCCGGGAAGGAACTTGGCCACCAGGGCGTGGCCGCCCTCGTGGTAGGCCGTGGTCTTCTTGTCGTCCTCGGAGAGGATCATGGACCGGCGTTCGCGCCCGCCCATCATGACCTTGTCCTTGGCCTCCTCGAAATCGTTCATGTCCACCCGGTCCTTGCCCAGCTTGGCCGCGCCGAGCGCCGCCTCGTTGACCAGGTTCTCCAGGTCCGCGCCCGAGAAGCCGGGGGTGCCCCTGGCGATGATCTCCAGGTCCACGCTCGGGGCCAGCGGGGTCTTGCGGCTGTGTACCTTGAGAATGCGCTCGCGGCCGCGCAGGTCCGGATTGGGCACGACCACCTGGCGGTCGAAACGGCCGGGCCGCAGCAGGGCCGGATCGAGCACGTCCGGGCGGTTGGTGGCCGCCACCAAAATGACGCCCTCGTTGGACTCGAAGCCGTCCATCTCCACGAGCAGCTGGTTCAGGGTCTGCTCGCGCTCATCGTGCCCGCCGCCCAGGCCCGCGCCGCGCTGGCGGCCCACGGCGTCGATCTCGTCGATGAAGATCAGGCACGGGGCGTTCTTCTTGCCCTGGGCGAAGAGGTCGCGCACGCGGGACGCGCCCACGCCGACGAACATCTCCACAAAGTCCGAACCGGAAATGGAATAGAACGGCACGCCCGCCTCGCCGGCCACGGCCCGGGCCAGCAGGGTCTTACCGGTGCCGGGGCTGCCCACCAGGAGCACGCCCTTGGGGATGCGGCCGCCCAACCGGGTGAACTTGCGCGGTTCGCGCAGGAAGTCCACGACCTCGGAGAGCTCCTCCTTGGCCTCGTCCACGCCGGCCACGTCGTCAAAGGTGACCTTGGCGGTCTCCTCGTTGATCAGCCGGGCCTTGGACCGGCCAAAGCTCATGGCCCCGCGTCCGCCGCTGCCGCCTCCCTGCATCTGGCGCATGAAGAATATCCAGACGCCGATGAGCAGAATCATGGGGAACCAGGACAGAAGCAGGGTCAGGTACCACGGCGACTCGTCCGGCGGCTCGGCCTTGACCTCCACGCCCTTGCCGATGAGGGTCTCGATCATCTTCGGATCGTCCGGGGCGTAAGTCTGGAACGGCTCGCCGGAGGTCTTCATGCCGGTGATCTTCGGGCCCTGGATCTTGACCGAGTCCACGGCGCCGCTGTCCACCATGGACAGGAACTCGCTGTACGACGGCGTGTCCTTGGGCACGGGCGGCTGGTTGAAAAGGTTGAACAGGACAACCATCAGAATGAAGATGATCGCCCAGATGACAAGATTTTTCATATGATTGTTCAAAGGAGAGTCCTCCGTAAGGGTCAATTAACGGCCCGGGGGGCCCGCTTGACGTCGCGTTGACCGCGATTTCAGGAATCTAGAGTAATGCCGTTGGTTGAAAAATCAAGTGAATCGGCAAAAAAACTCGGATTACGGTCAGCCCCTACAGGGAACCGAGCCATCCCCTCAACGCCTTGATCTGGGCGGCCACCGATTCGGGGCCCGTTCCGCCGGGGGTAATCCGCCGCCGGATGGCCGCCGAGTAGTCGAGCACGGCGTAGACGTCCTCCCCGATCTCGCCGGAGAAACGCTTCAGTTCGTCCAGATCGAGATCCTCCAGGCCGACGCCCTTGCCCTCGGCATAGGCCACGGCAGCGCCGGTGATGTGGTGCGCCTCGCGGAAGGGCACGCCCTTGGCGGCCAGGTAGTCGGCCAGCTCGGTGGCGTTGAGGAAGCCGCGCTTGACGGTCGCGGCCATCTTTTCTGGCACGAACTCCATGAGCCGGAGCATGTCGGCCATGATGCCGAGCGACGCGGTGACTGTGCGGTCCGCGTCGAAGAACGGCTCCTTGTCCTCCTGCATGTCCCGGTTGTAGGTCATGGGCAGCCCCTTGATCAGGACGAGCAGGCCCATGAGCGAGCCGACCACGCGGCCGGTCTTGCCGCGCATGATCTCGCAGGCATCGGGATTCTTCTTCTGGGGCATGATCGAGGAGCCCGTGGCGTACTGGTCGGGCAGCTTGACGTAGCCGAAATTCGGATTGGCCCAGATGATCAGCTCCTCGCACATGCGCGACAGGTGGGCCATGACCAGGGAGCCCGCGAACACGGCTTCGAGCACGAAGTCGCGGTCGGACACGGCGTCCATGGAGTTGGCGAACGTCGCGGGCAGGCCGAGGTCGTCGGCCACGGCGCGCGGATCCACCGGATGGGTGGTCCCGGCCAGGGCCGCCGCGCCCAGCGGCATGACCCGGACCCGCTTCAGGGCGTCGGTCACGCGCTCATGGTCGCGCTTGAACATCTGGCAGTAGGCCAGCAGGTGCTGGCCCAGGGTCACGGGCTGGGCGGGCTGGAAATGGGTGCAGCCGGGCAGCATGGTGTTTTTGTGCTCCTCGGCGCGGTCCACGAAGACCGTGACGACCGAGGCCAGGTACTCCTGCCAGGCGGCCAGCCGGGCGGCCACGTGCAGGCGGAAGTCCAGAGCCACCTGGTCGTTGCGGCTGCGCGCGGTGTGCAGCTTGCCGCCCAACGGTCCGATGATCTCGGTCAGCCGGGACTCGACGTTCATGTGCACGTCTTCCATCTCGGTCTTCCAGACGAACGCGCCGGACTCGATCTCGGATTTGACCTTGTCCAGCCCGTCGCAGATGGCCCGGGCCTCGTCATCGGTCAGAAAGCCCTGCCTGGCCAGCATCCGGGCATGAGCCTGGGAACCGCGTATATCCTCGGCGTAGAGGAGCCGGTCAAAGGACACGGACTCGGAAAACGCCTCCATGGACGCGGCGGTCCCTTGCGCGAACCGCCCGCCCCACATCTTCTTGTCTGCCATGGCTTACTCGCAGGAGTCTTCGGTCTCTTTCCCGCCCCACTTGGACTGCTGCATGCGGCCCTTCAGGCGCAAACCCACCAGCTTGATGAACCCGGCGGCGTCGGCCTGGTCGTACACGTAGTCCTCCTCGAAGGTGGCCAGCTCGGAGTTGTAGAGCGAGAACGGGGACTTGCGGCCCAGCGGCACGCAGTTGCCCTTGTACAGCTTGACCCGCACGGTGCCGGTGACCTTTTCCTGGGACTTGTCGATCATGGCCTGCAGGGCCTCACGCTCGGGCGAGAACCAGTAACCATAATACACCATTTCGGCGTATTTGGGAATGAGGGAGTCGCGCAGGTGCATCATCTCGCGATCCATGCACAGCCCTTCCAGGTCGCGGTGGGCGGCGGCCAGGATGGTCCCGCCCGGGGTCTCGTACACGCCGCGCGACTTCATGCCCACGAAGCGGTTCTCGACCATGTCCACCCGGCCGATGCCGTGCCTGCCGCCCAGCTCGTTGAGCTTGGCCAGCAGGGCCGCCGGGGAGTACTTCACGGAGTTGATGGCGATGGGGTCGCCGGCCTCGAAGTCGATGGTGATCTCCTCGGGCTGGTCCGGGCACTTCTCGGGCGGGGTGATGTTGCGGTAGCAGTCCGGGCCCGGGGAGTTCCACGGGTCCTCCAGCTCGCCACCCTCGAACGAGGTGTGGAGCAGGTTGGCGTCGATGGACCACGGCTTCTTGCGGCTGACCGGGATGGGAATCTCGTTTTCCTGGGCGAAATTGATCAGGTCGGTGCGGGACTTGAGCTCCCACTCGCGCCACGGGGCGATGGTCGTCAGCCGTGGGTTGAGGGCCATGGTGGCCAGTTCGAAGCGGACCTGATCGTTGCCCTTGCCGGTGGCGCCATGGGCCACGGCCTGGGCGCCCTCCATCTCGGCTATCTCGACCATGCGCTTGGAGATCAGCGGCCGGGCGATGGCCGTGCCCAACAGATAGCGGCCCTCGTACAGGGCGTTGGCCCGGAACATGGGGAAGACGTAGTCGCGCACGAACTCCTCGCGCAGGTCCTCGACGTAGGCCTTGACCGCGCCGGTCTTGAGCGCCTTGGCCTCGATGCCGTCCATCTCCTCGCCCTGGCCGAGATCGGCGGTCATGCAGATCACGTCGCAGTCGTAGTTGTTCTTCAGCCACTTGAGAATGATGGAGGTATCCAGCCCGCCCGAGTAGGCAAGCACGACCTTATCTATTTTCTGCATTGTATATTCCTCGTACTCGATCGAATTATTTAAAGATCCACTCAAGAATCGCCTTTTGCGCGTGGAGCCGGTTCTCGGCCTGGTCCCAGACGATGGAGGCCGGGGATTCGAAGACCCCCTCGGAGACCTCCTCGCCGCGATGGGCGGGCAGGCAGTGCATGAAGCCCGCGTTCGGCGCGGCCAGGCCCATGAGGGACTCGTCCACCATGTAGCCGGCAAAGGCGGCCTCGCGCTTCTTCTGCTCCTCTTCCTGGCCCATGGACGCCCACACGTCGGTGTTGACGTAGTCGGCCCCGGCCACGGCGACCTTGGGGTCGTCGGTCAGGGTGATCCTGGCGCCGAGGCTGACGGCCTTGTCCAGGATGGCCGTGTCGGGCCTGTACCCCTCGGGACAGGCCAGGCGCAGTTCATAGCCGAAGGCGGCCGAGCCGTTGATGAAGGAGTGGGCCATGTTGTTGCCGTCGCCGACCCAGGCCACCTTGACCTTTTCCAGGTCCGGGGTGCGCTCGTACATGGTCAGGACGTCGGCCATGACCTGGCACGGGTGGTATTCGTCGGTCAGGGCATTGACCACCGGGATGTCGCCGTAATCGACCAGGGTTTCCAGTTTCTCCTGGCCGAAGGTTCGCACGATGACCCCGTCAGCGTATCGCGACAGGACACGGGCGGTGTCCTTGAGCGGTTCGCTGCGCCCCAGCTGGGAATCGCGGGCGGCGATGAACACCGGGTCCCCGCCCAACTGGCGCACGCCCACCTCGAAGGACACGCGGGTCCGGGTGGACGCTTTTTCGAAAATCAGCAGCAGGGTCTTGCCGTCCAGGAGATCGGTGCGGACCTTGCCGTCCTTCATCTCCTTGGCGCGCAGGACGACCTGCTTCACTTCATCCTTGGGGATGTCCAGAATGGTCAAAAAATGTTTGGGCATCGTACGTTTACTCCATCATCGATTACCATGATATCAGGAAAGAGATGGAGTTTGGCCCATATTAATATGAATGTAAAGGAATTTGGCCGCCGGAAGCCGGGAACCCAAGGCGGGCCGAGGCCGCGCGGCTACTGGTGCTTGCGCAGCCAGTCGTGGAACTGCTTGAGCGTCAGGCAGCGGCTGGCCGGTCCGCTGCGCACGTAGAACTCCTCGCCCTTGGCCGCGTCCAGGATGGCCGGGGCCGGGGCCGGGACGCAATGCACGCGCAGGACCCGCTTTTCGCCCACCTCGATGACCCGGCTGTCGATGTAGCGCGAGAACTCGGTGCCGATGTGCCGGTCCACCAGGTTGTTGAAGTGCAGCAAGGCCTTGTCGTCGCTCTCGAAATGGTCCTCGTCGAAGCCGGTCACGGTGCCGTCGTCGGCCACGCCGATGAGCAGGGTTCCGCCCTCGGTGTTGAGGAAGGCGGACACGGTCTTGAGACAGGCGTGCTCGATCTCCTTGCCGTTCTTGCCGGACTTGAGATTGAAGCGCAGGGTCTGCTTGAACTCCAGCCTGCCCCCCTCCCCCGCCCGGACCAAGTCGATGACGTCGCCCGCGGTGATCGCGGCCTCGCGGCGCAGGCCCAGGGATTCGATGCGGCCCCGGTTGCGGTGCAGGACAAAGAGCACGCCGAAGGCCATGAGGATGAGGACCACGGCCCCGGCCTGCAGGAAGGAGTCGCTGGTCAGGGCGGACAGGACGTTCTTGCGCGGCACGGCCACGCCCAGGGACAGGGTGTCGCCGAAGATGGACAGGGGCATGGCCCAGGTCCACCATGTCTCGCCGCCCGAGACGAAGGAGAACGGCTTGTCCGGGGTCCCGGCCTCCAGGGCGGCCAGTCCGGACACGGCCTTGCGCACCACCGGGTCGGGCAGCTTGTCCGGGGTCAGGGCCTGTCCGGCCAGGTCCGGGCCCACGTCCTCGCCGAGCCCGCCGACGGGCATGGCCCGGCCATCGCCCCAATAGAGGAAAATCCGCTCCGCCCCGCCGTGCTCGGCCTCGCTGAGCTGGGACAGGATAACCTCGGCCGGGAAGGCGAAGGAGAGCATCAGCCGCTGGCCCGAATCGGAATCCACCAGGGAGGAGGCCGTGATCCAGGCCACCTTGACGTGGTGGAACCGGCCCGCGCTGCGCCAATTGACCTGACCCGGTTCCAAGTGGCTGAATTCATTAGACAAAGAACGGTCAACCTCGCCCAGGTCCAGGGCCCAGCCGGTGAACGGCTGGTCGCTGGGCTTGCCGTCCTTGAGCAGCTCCCATTTCAGGACCGTGTGCATCTCGTCGGGCACGGCTTCGACCATGCCGCCGAAGCGCCGGGTGAGCATGTAGCGCATCCCCTGCCCGTCGCTGACCAGGATCGCCTCGAGGTTCTGGTGCTCCTTGAGCACCGCGCCGAACTCCTTGCGCAAAGCGGCGGGTTCAAGGCTCTTGAGCAGCCCCTGGCCCATCTCCTGGTTGGAGTTGCGCACCGCGTTGAGAAGCACGGTCACCGCGCCGGACAGCCCGCGCGCCGAACTCTCCACGGCCACCACGGCCGCGTCTCTGCGGATCTCGCGCACGCCCGTGTAGACCAGCGCACCCATGGCCGCCACCGCGAAAATAACGCCGTAAAACAACAACTTGTACAGCTGCTTGCCCTTGATGCCGCGCATGCCTACCCCGCCGCCTCCGCGTATTCGTCCAGAACCCGGTCCACGGCCGCGTCGGTCATGTCGAACATGATCTCGCCGTGGTCGAATCCGGCCAGGTGCAGCAGGCCGTGGGCCAGCAACCGGGCCAGGTGCTCCAGAGGGGCCTGGCCGTACAGGTCGGTCTCCCGCGCCAGGGCGTCCACGGACAGGGCCAGCTCGCCGAGAAAGGCCTGGTCGCCGGGCTCGCCGACCTCCCCGCCCGGGCCGTCGGCGTCTTCGGCGTAATCCGCTTCGTCGGCGTCGCGGGCCGGAAAGCTGAGGATGTTGGTCGGGCCGGTGCAGCCCAGAAATTCGCTGTTGAGCCGGGCGATCTCACGGTCGTCCACCAGCTTGAGCTCGAAGGTGCGGCCCTCAAGGCCCAGTGCCTCGAGCAGGATAGCGGCCAGCCTCCCGAGCTCGGACCGGGACAGGGGAAACCTCGGGTCGAGCCGGGTCTCCCGGATGATCTCCACCGGGCCGCTCACGCTCATTGCCCGTTGCCCTCGTGGGCGTCGTAGGCCCGGACTATGCGCCCGACCAGCGGGTGGCGGATCACGTCTTTCTCGTCGAAGGTGATGAATTTCACGCCCTTGACCCCGTCGAGGATGTGCCGGGCCTGGAGCAGGCCGGACTTGGCGTGGACCGGCAGGTCGATCTGGGTGACGTCGCCGGTGACCACGGCCTTTGAGCCGAAGCCGAGCCGGGTCAGGAACATCTTCATCTGCTCGGGCGTGGTGTTCTGGGCCTCGTCCAGGATGATGAAGGCGTCGTTCAGGGTGCGCCCGCGCATGAAGGCCAGCGGGGCCACCTCGATGACCCCGGACTCCTGGTAGTCCTGGACCTTGGCGAAATCGAGCATGTCGTGCAGGGCGTCGTAGAGCGGGCGCAGGTACGGGTTGATCTTCTCGGCCAGGTCGCCGGGCAGGAAACCGAGCTTCTCGCCCGCCTCCACGGCCGGGCGGGTCAGGACGATGCGCTTGACCTCGCGGCGGGTCAGCGCGCCCACGGCCATGGCCACGGCCAGGTAGGTCTTGCCCGTGCCCGCCGGGCCGATGCCGAAGGTCATGTCCGACTCGCGGATGGCGTCGAGATATTCCCGTTGGTTCAGCGACTTGGGTGACACGGTCCGCTTGCCCGAGGTGGCGTAGACGTCGCCCTTGAAGACCTCGCACACGTCGGCCGAGGGCTGGCGCTCGAGGATGCGGCAGGCAAAGTCCACGTCCTGCGGATACACGGACTTGCCGCGCCGGATCATGGCGTAGAGCTGGGTCAGGACCTGGGCGGCCAGGTCGCCCTTGTCCTCCTCCCCATCCTGAGAGTGGATGACCAGGGTGTTGCCCCGGCTCTCTATGCGCACGCCGATGCGCTCGCCCAGAAGTTTCAGATGCTGGCCGTGGGGGCCGAAAAGCTGGCTGGCCATGTGGCCGTCGTCGAATTCAAGCTTGGTGACGGGCAGAACGATTTCCTCCGAAATTAATCCTTGGCGCGCAAAAACATCCACTTGCATGCCTTGCGTTCCAGGATATTGGCCACCTCGTACAGGGCCGCGCCCATGATGGACATGCCGAGGATGCCGGAGAACATGGTCAGGTAGTCCATGGCTCCCCAGGCGTCCATGATCATATAGCCCAGGCCCCTGGTGGTGGCAAAGGATTCAACGAAAAAAAGAACGGCCACGGACACGCCGGTGCCCAGGCGCAGGGCCGTGAACCCGTGCGGCAGGGCCGCCGGGAGCAGGACCTCGCGCAGGACGTCCATGTTCGAACCGCCCAGGGAGCGGACCGAATCGAAATACTTGGGATGGATGGAGCGCACCCCGTCGCGGGTGGTGACCAGGATCTGGTAGCCGAGGATCAGCGCGATCATGGCGATCTTGGAGGTGTCGCCCAACCCGAGCAAGAGCAGGAACACGGGCAGGAGCACGATCTTGGGCACCGGATAGGTCAGGAAGACGAACGGAGCCAGAATGTCGTCCACCCGCCTGACGCTGCCCATGACCAGGCCCAGCGGAAAGGCCGTGATCCAGGCCAGCCCCATGGCGGTCACCGAGCGGTACAGGCTGACCCCGAAGTGCTCCCAGAAGATGCGCGTGGACATGGCCCTGAGCAACGCCGCCAGGGCGTCCTCGGGATCGGGCAGGATGACTCCGCCCAGTGCCGCGGCGGTCAGCTTCCAGAGCACGCCCACCACCAGGACGACCAGGCCGTAGCGCAAGATGGCGTTGACCGGCCTCACCACTGGGCCTCCACGGTATGGCGCAACTCCTTGAGCAGGGCGAAGCACGCCTCGGTGTCGCGGATGCGCGCGTCGCCGAAGCCGGGGTTGTCGAACACGGCCACGGGCCGGGCCGGACGCGCGGACATGACCATGATCCGCTGGCCGAGCATGACCGCCTCCTCGAGGGAGTGCGTGACCAGTACGTACGGCACTTGGCGCGCCTGCCAGGCCGTGAGCAGGGCCAGTTGCAGCCGCTCGCGGGTCAGGGCGTCCAAAGAGGAAAAGGGTTCGTCCAGCAGGGTCAGCCGGGGCCGGGTGACGAAGGCGCGGGCGATGGCCACCCGCTGCTGCTCCCCGCCCGAAAGATTGGCCGGATACTCGTTGTCGCGCCCGGTGATGCCGACATCGGCCAGTTGGGCGCGCGCCCGCTCAAGCCGTTCCCTGCGGCCCACGCCCTGGATCTTGAGGCCGAGGGCCACGTTGTCGATGATCGTGCGCCAGGGCAGCAGCCCGTAGTCCTGGAGAATGATGGAGATGTCCGAGGTGGGGCCCGAGATCGGACCGCCGTCGAGCAGGGCCCGCCCGCTGTCGGGCGCGGCCAGGCCGCTCAGCAGGTAGAGCAGGGTCGTCTTGCCGCAGCCCGACGGGCCGACCACGGCCAGGGTCTCCCCCTGCTCCAGGGTGAAGGAAACGTCCTGGATGACGGTTTTGCCGTCATAGGACTTGCCCAGGTTCTCGGCGGTCAGCATGGGCTAGTCACGCGCGGGCGGCAGGGCCGAAGCGTCGGGCACTCGTTCCTTGAGCAATCCCTTGGCGATCATCCAGTCCTGGACCTCGTTCAGTTCCGCGACGGCGGGCAGCGCGGGCGCGGGGAAGGGGTAGATCGGAAACCGGGAGACGAGCGGCTTGGGGATGCGGCAGGTCTCGGCCATGAGCGGGCGGTACTTTTCCGGGTTCTCGGCCAGCCGTTGGACCGCCTCGGTGTAGGCGGCCAGGAACTTGGCATAGGCCGCGCCGTTGCCTTCGAAATAGCGTTTGTGCAGACAGAGCACGGTCAACGGCAGGTTCAGATCCTCGGCCGTGGCCAGGACGTTGCCGCCCTTGAGCCGGGCCAGGGAGAGCAGCGGTTCGGGAAGCAGCGCCGAGTCCACCTGGTCGGTCAGGAGCATCTGCAGCCGGATGGGCATTTTCTTGACCTCAAGCTGCTCGAAATAATTTGGCTTCACCCCGAGATGGCCCTCCAGCTTGTCGGCCAGGAACTCCATGACCGTGGACTTGGACAGGGCCAGGGTGTGCCCCTGCATGTCGGCCAGGTTTTGGTCCCGGTTGGCGGGCGCAAGCGCGATGCCGAACATGGGGTAGCCCGGCGTGGTCCGCCAGGAGGTCAGGGCGATGTGCATGGGCACGCCCCGATCCAGGAGCAGATAAGTGGCCACCAGGTCGCCGAAATAACCGTCGATCTGGCCGGTCTGCATGGCCGTGTCGCGCTCCAGCGCGGACATGAACCGGACCAGGATCACGTCCAGTCCTTGCTCGGCGAACAACCCTTCCCTTTCGGCCACCT includes the following:
- the ftsH gene encoding ATP-dependent zinc metalloprotease FtsH — encoded protein: MNNHMKNLVIWAIIFILMVVLFNLFNQPPVPKDTPSYSEFLSMVDSGAVDSVKIQGPKITGMKTSGEPFQTYAPDDPKMIETLIGKGVEVKAEPPDESPWYLTLLLSWFPMILLIGVWIFFMRQMQGGGSGGRGAMSFGRSKARLINEETAKVTFDDVAGVDEAKEELSEVVDFLREPRKFTRLGGRIPKGVLLVGSPGTGKTLLARAVAGEAGVPFYSISGSDFVEMFVGVGASRVRDLFAQGKKNAPCLIFIDEIDAVGRQRGAGLGGGHDEREQTLNQLLVEMDGFESNEGVILVAATNRPDVLDPALLRPGRFDRQVVVPNPDLRGRERILKVHSRKTPLAPSVDLEIIARGTPGFSGADLENLVNEAALGAAKLGKDRVDMNDFEEAKDKVMMGGRERRSMILSEDDKKTTAYHEGGHALVAKFLPGTDPVHKVSIIPRGRALGVTMQLPGEDRHNYSKEYLRNNMAVLMGGRVAEEVVLNQLTTGASNDIERATKTAHNMVCMWGMSDKLGPMSFGDNQEQVFLGRELIHNKNYGEETAKLIDSEVRRFVEEAHDKATVLVKENRELLDAIAMALLERETITGHDIDLLMEGKELPPVEPNNNSGSGQSGSSGSGTAAGYTADGRATRDSGPGYEPVSEKPGESGGETGDDFVLDDGEGEGHDGDGGENKLQ
- the argH gene encoding argininosuccinate lyase produces the protein MADKKMWGGRFAQGTAASMEAFSESVSFDRLLYAEDIRGSQAHARMLARQGFLTDDEARAICDGLDKVKSEIESGAFVWKTEMEDVHMNVESRLTEIIGPLGGKLHTARSRNDQVALDFRLHVAARLAAWQEYLASVVTVFVDRAEEHKNTMLPGCTHFQPAQPVTLGQHLLAYCQMFKRDHERVTDALKRVRVMPLGAAALAGTTHPVDPRAVADDLGLPATFANSMDAVSDRDFVLEAVFAGSLVMAHLSRMCEELIIWANPNFGYVKLPDQYATGSSIMPQKKNPDACEIMRGKTGRVVGSLMGLLVLIKGLPMTYNRDMQEDKEPFFDADRTVTASLGIMADMLRLMEFVPEKMAATVKRGFLNATELADYLAAKGVPFREAHHITGAAVAYAEGKGVGLEDLDLDELKRFSGEIGEDVYAVLDYSAAIRRRITPGGTGPESVAAQIKALRGWLGSL
- a CDS encoding argininosuccinate synthase, whose amino-acid sequence is MQKIDKVVLAYSGGLDTSIILKWLKNNYDCDVICMTADLGQGEEMDGIEAKALKTGAVKAYVEDLREEFVRDYVFPMFRANALYEGRYLLGTAIARPLISKRMVEIAEMEGAQAVAHGATGKGNDQVRFELATMALNPRLTTIAPWREWELKSRTDLINFAQENEIPIPVSRKKPWSIDANLLHTSFEGGELEDPWNSPGPDCYRNITPPEKCPDQPEEITIDFEAGDPIAINSVKYSPAALLAKLNELGGRHGIGRVDMVENRFVGMKSRGVYETPGGTILAAAHRDLEGLCMDREMMHLRDSLIPKYAEMVYYGYWFSPEREALQAMIDKSQEKVTGTVRVKLYKGNCVPLGRKSPFSLYNSELATFEEDYVYDQADAAGFIKLVGLRLKGRMQQSKWGGKETEDSCE
- the argF gene encoding ornithine carbamoyltransferase — translated: MPKHFLTILDIPKDEVKQVVLRAKEMKDGKVRTDLLDGKTLLLIFEKASTRTRVSFEVGVRQLGGDPVFIAARDSQLGRSEPLKDTARVLSRYADGVIVRTFGQEKLETLVDYGDIPVVNALTDEYHPCQVMADVLTMYERTPDLEKVKVAWVGDGNNMAHSFINGSAAFGYELRLACPEGYRPDTAILDKAVSLGARITLTDDPKVAVAGADYVNTDVWASMGQEEEQKKREAAFAGYMVDESLMGLAAPNAGFMHCLPAHRGEEVSEGVFESPASIVWDQAENRLHAQKAILEWIFK
- a CDS encoding AlbA family DNA-binding domain-containing protein — translated: MRGIKGKQLYKLLFYGVIFAVAAMGALVYTGVREIRRDAAVVAVESSARGLSGAVTVLLNAVRNSNQEMGQGLLKSLEPAALRKEFGAVLKEHQNLEAILVSDGQGMRYMLTRRFGGMVEAVPDEMHTVLKWELLKDGKPSDQPFTGWALDLGEVDRSLSNEFSHLEPGQVNWRSAGRFHHVKVAWITASSLVDSDSGQRLMLSFAFPAEVILSQLSEAEHGGAERIFLYWGDGRAMPVGGLGEDVGPDLAGQALTPDKLPDPVVRKAVSGLAALEAGTPDKPFSFVSGGETWWTWAMPLSIFGDTLSLGVAVPRKNVLSALTSDSFLQAGAVVLILMAFGVLFVLHRNRGRIESLGLRREAAITAGDVIDLVRAGEGGRLEFKQTLRFNLKSGKNGKEIEHACLKTVSAFLNTEGGTLLIGVADDGTVTGFDEDHFESDDKALLHFNNLVDRHIGTEFSRYIDSRVIEVGEKRVLRVHCVPAPAPAILDAAKGEEFYVRSGPASRCLTLKQFHDWLRKHQ
- the ybeY gene encoding rRNA maturation RNase YbeY → MSVSGPVEIIRETRLDPRFPLSRSELGRLAAILLEALGLEGRTFELKLVDDREIARLNSEFLGCTGPTNILSFPARDADEADYAEDADGPGGEVGEPGDQAFLGELALSVDALARETDLYGQAPLEHLARLLAHGLLHLAGFDHGEIMFDMTDAAVDRVLDEYAEAAG
- a CDS encoding PhoH family protein is translated as MQVDVFARQGLISEEIVLPVTKLEFDDGHMASQLFGPHGQHLKLLGERIGVRIESRGNTLVIHSQDGEEDKGDLAAQVLTQLYAMIRRGKSVYPQDVDFACRILERQPSADVCEVFKGDVYATSGKRTVSPKSLNQREYLDAIRESDMTFGIGPAGTGKTYLAVAMAVGALTRREVKRIVLTRPAVEAGEKLGFLPGDLAEKINPYLRPLYDALHDMLDFAKVQDYQESGVIEVAPLAFMRGRTLNDAFIILDEAQNTTPEQMKMFLTRLGFGSKAVVTGDVTQIDLPVHAKSGLLQARHILDGVKGVKFITFDEKDVIRHPLVGRIVRAYDAHEGNGQ
- a CDS encoding ABC transporter permease, producing the protein MVRPVNAILRYGLVVLVVGVLWKLTAAALGGVILPDPEDALAALLRAMSTRIFWEHFGVSLYRSVTAMGLAWITAFPLGLVMGSVRRVDDILAPFVFLTYPVPKIVLLPVFLLLLGLGDTSKIAMIALILGYQILVTTRDGVRSIHPKYFDSVRSLGGSNMDVLREVLLPAALPHGFTALRLGTGVSVAVLFFVESFATTRGLGYMIMDAWGAMDYLTMFSGILGMSIMGAALYEVANILERKACKWMFLRAKD
- a CDS encoding ABC transporter ATP-binding protein — encoded protein: MLTAENLGKSYDGKTVIQDVSFTLEQGETLAVVGPSGCGKTTLLYLLSGLAAPDSGRALLDGGPISGPTSDISIILQDYGLLPWRTIIDNVALGLKIQGVGRRERLERARAQLADVGITGRDNEYPANLSGGEQQRVAIARAFVTRPRLTLLDEPFSSLDALTRERLQLALLTAWQARQVPYVLVTHSLEEAVMLGQRIMVMSARPARPVAVFDNPGFGDARIRDTEACFALLKELRHTVEAQW
- a CDS encoding ABC transporter substrate-binding protein — its product is MKKILLALAVILALGTTARAENTKIRFGILPVIDTLPLQVAEREGLFAEQGLDVILVRFMSALERDTAMQTGQIDGYFGDLVATYLLLDRGVPMHIALTSWRTTPGYPMFGIALAPANRDQNLADMQGHTLALSKSTVMEFLADKLEGHLGVKPNYFEQLEVKKMPIRLQMLLTDQVDSALLPEPLLSLARLKGGNVLATAEDLNLPLTVLCLHKRYFEGNGAAYAKFLAAYTEAVQRLAENPEKYRPLMAETCRIPKPLVSRFPIYPFPAPALPAVAELNEVQDWMIAKGLLKERVPDASALPPARD